The DNA window aaaatagtcAGATGATCGGATATGATGAATATACGGTGCGGAATGTTGagtagttaagaagcatcatataaATAAACTCAATGTAGCAAAGATTAGGATGTTAGATGGGTGAGTGGAAAAACTAGtaaggataaagtaaagaatgatcatattagagctagTTTGGGAGTAGCTCTAGTACATGATATGCTacaagaaagttgtttgagatgGCATAGCCATGctcaatggaggcctttgagTGCTCCAATGCAGATgagtgatatgattcagattgaaagatCTAAAGGAGTTAGAGACAAACCAAAAATGATCTTAAGAGAAATATTGacgaaagacatgcataacttaggctttgtatcaagtatgacattGAGTAAAACTAATGgggggcaaagatccatgtagccaatcccATTTACTTGGAACAAGGCTGAGTTTCAAGTTTGGAGTCGGAGTCGGAGTTGGAGTTggatttgttgttgttgttatagtagcaaaaaagaaaataaaaaagcaaaaaagtaAAAGAGATGATGCCaatcatttaaataaacaaaatgtaCAAAACAACTCCCTTCCACAAATAGACTGTGAGGTCAGAACATAGAACCTACAAACTCATTCACCATAGCTTCTTCTAACCACCCTTTGGAAGACTCCATCAGCTCAGGACTCAATCTGAACATAAGAACACAAAACTCCATCTGATTAAGAGCACCATCACCATCCAAGTCTCCTTCTTTCAACATGCTCAGCAACTCATCATCTCTCAAGTCTTGCAAACCCAGAAGAGAAGAGCTTCTCTTCAAGCTCTCAAATGTGATCAGACCCCTGTCCTTATCCATCAGCAACTGAAACCCATTACAAAGCTCTCCAATCAATCCTTCT is part of the Macadamia integrifolia cultivar HAES 741 chromosome 9, SCU_Mint_v3, whole genome shotgun sequence genome and encodes:
- the LOC122087985 gene encoding calcium-binding protein PBP1-like, which gives rise to MASNNVVRFEDFLPTMADKLGGEGLIGELCNGFQLLMDKDRGLITFESLKRSSSLLGLQDLRDDELLSMLKEGDLDGDGALNQMEFCVLMFRLSPELMESSKGWLEEAMVNEFVGSMF